One stretch of Croceibacterium atlanticum DNA includes these proteins:
- a CDS encoding maleylacetate reductase, protein MIGSFVYESLPGRVVFGAGAIRQLSEEIAALGLSRALVVTTPAQEDLAQMVAARIGGACAAIFAGAAMHTPVGVTEQALQLVNTHQADALISIGGGSALGLSKALALRTDLPQVAIPTTYAGSEMTPILGETQDQAKTTLRDPKVLPELVIYDAELTLELPVGISGTSALNAIAHSVEALYARESNPVIRLLAAEGIRSLASALPGIAADQRDVSAREMAQYGAWLCGMCLAGAGMALHHKLCHTLGGSFGLPHAETHAVVLPHALAYNAPAVPEAMATLRVVLDADDPALALQRLGRTMGAPASLRELGLAESDIETTVERTMASPYWNPRPLERGALQETLWRAWAGTAPASE, encoded by the coding sequence ATGATCGGTTCCTTCGTGTACGAATCCTTGCCTGGCCGGGTCGTGTTCGGGGCCGGGGCGATAAGGCAGCTATCCGAAGAGATCGCCGCGCTCGGCCTTTCGCGGGCGCTGGTGGTGACAACACCTGCGCAGGAAGATCTGGCGCAAATGGTCGCTGCCAGGATCGGTGGCGCATGTGCCGCAATCTTTGCGGGCGCCGCCATGCACACGCCGGTTGGCGTAACCGAACAGGCGCTGCAGCTGGTCAACACCCATCAGGCCGATGCGCTGATCTCGATCGGGGGCGGCTCCGCCCTCGGCCTTTCGAAAGCGCTCGCCCTGCGGACAGACCTGCCGCAGGTTGCCATTCCGACCACTTATGCGGGATCGGAAATGACACCGATCCTGGGCGAGACACAGGATCAGGCCAAGACCACGCTCAGAGATCCGAAGGTCTTGCCCGAACTCGTCATCTATGATGCGGAACTGACGCTGGAACTGCCGGTCGGCATTTCCGGTACAAGCGCCCTGAACGCGATAGCCCATTCGGTCGAGGCGCTATACGCAAGAGAAAGCAATCCCGTGATCCGCCTGCTGGCGGCGGAAGGCATACGGTCTCTCGCTTCGGCATTGCCGGGTATTGCCGCCGATCAACGGGATGTGTCCGCCCGCGAAATGGCCCAATATGGCGCCTGGTTGTGCGGAATGTGCCTTGCCGGGGCAGGCATGGCCTTGCACCACAAGCTTTGCCATACTCTGGGCGGTTCGTTCGGCCTGCCTCATGCGGAAACCCATGCCGTGGTTCTCCCCCATGCACTGGCCTATAATGCGCCGGCTGTGCCGGAAGCGATGGCCACTCTTCGCGTGGTCCTGGATGCTGACGATCCGGCGTTGGCCCTGCAGCGGCTTGGCCGCACAATGGGTGCCCCCGCCAGCCTGCGCGAACTTGGCCTTGCCGAAAGCGACATCGAAACCACCGTGGAGAGGACGATGGCATCGCCTTACTGGAACCCGCGTCCGCTCGAACGTGGGGCCTTGCAAGAGACCTTGTGGCGAGCGTGGGCCGGAACAGCTCCCGCCAGCGAATGA
- a CDS encoding IclR family transcriptional regulator domain-containing protein, with protein MVDHSRFSGDPEFMMSLAKGLAVLRLVANTQGQISIAEAARRTGFSRSAARRCLYTLSQLGYVAWHNEGFVIQNEHYSLGSNFVGTGSLASRATPILERLRDELGESCSLGILDGDHVRYIARAQTSRIMSINLYAGSRLPLCVTSMGRVLLAGCDQPMLDEYLGRTSLTPLTGKTVTDPRRLLTILEGVKRDGYAIVDQELEIGLRSVAVPVESSGRVIAALNIGCAASRIPIEEMLTRFLPRLRKASEELRA; from the coding sequence ATGGTCGACCATTCCCGATTTTCGGGCGATCCCGAATTCATGATGTCGCTGGCAAAAGGGCTGGCGGTGCTGCGCCTGGTCGCAAATACACAGGGCCAGATCAGCATTGCCGAAGCAGCGCGGCGCACGGGTTTCAGCCGTTCGGCTGCGCGCCGATGCCTGTATACGCTTTCTCAATTGGGCTATGTCGCCTGGCACAACGAAGGCTTTGTCATCCAGAACGAGCATTATTCGCTCGGCTCGAACTTTGTCGGGACGGGATCGCTGGCGAGCCGTGCCACCCCTATCCTGGAGCGATTGCGAGACGAACTGGGTGAATCATGCTCGCTCGGCATCCTTGATGGCGACCATGTGCGCTACATCGCCAGGGCGCAGACAAGCCGGATCATGTCGATAAACCTCTATGCCGGCAGCCGACTGCCCCTCTGCGTCACCTCAATGGGAAGAGTATTGCTGGCAGGCTGCGATCAGCCGATGCTCGATGAATATCTTGGCAGAACAAGCCTGACGCCCCTGACCGGGAAAACGGTGACCGATCCCCGGCGCCTTCTCACCATTCTCGAAGGCGTGAAGCGCGATGGATACGCCATCGTCGATCAGGAGCTGGAAATCGGATTGCGTTCCGTCGCCGTGCCCGTGGAAAGCTCTGGCCGGGTAATCGCCGCGCTCAACATCGGATGCGCGGCGAGCCGCATCCCGATCGAGGAAATGCTGACGCGCTTCCTGCCGAGGCTGAGGAAAGCCAGCGAAGAGCTGCGCGCCTAG
- a CDS encoding 3-oxoacid CoA-transferase subunit B, which produces MRKLSRQAIAERVARDIPDGAYVNLGIGLPTLVANFLPQDREVLLHSENGLLGMGPAPSPGEEDPDLINAGKQPVTLLTGGCFFHHADSFAMMRGGHIDICVLGAFQVAVNGDLANWHTGEDDAIPAVGGAMDLAIGAKQTFVMMELFTRQGVSKLVEACTCPITAPRCVSRIYTDVGVIAVGPCGAQVLELIDGLSLDALRQLVGVPLADAREGQAA; this is translated from the coding sequence ATGCGCAAATTGAGCCGGCAGGCCATTGCGGAGCGGGTGGCGCGGGACATTCCGGACGGGGCTTATGTCAATCTCGGGATCGGCCTGCCGACCCTGGTTGCGAATTTTCTGCCCCAAGACCGGGAAGTTCTGCTCCATAGCGAGAACGGTCTGCTCGGGATGGGGCCAGCCCCGAGTCCGGGCGAGGAAGATCCCGACCTCATCAATGCCGGAAAACAGCCTGTCACCCTGTTAACGGGCGGTTGCTTTTTCCATCACGCAGACAGCTTCGCGATGATGCGCGGAGGGCATATCGACATTTGCGTGCTTGGCGCTTTCCAGGTGGCGGTGAACGGCGATCTCGCCAACTGGCATACGGGGGAAGATGACGCGATCCCCGCCGTGGGAGGCGCGATGGACCTCGCCATCGGTGCGAAGCAGACTTTCGTGATGATGGAGCTTTTTACCCGCCAGGGTGTGAGCAAGCTGGTGGAAGCATGCACCTGTCCGATCACAGCGCCCCGCTGCGTGTCCAGAATATATACGGATGTTGGGGTCATCGCGGTCGGCCCGTGTGGCGCGCAGGTGCTTGAACTGATCGACGGGCTTTCGCTGGATGCCCTCCGCCAATTGGTGGGAGTGCCACTGGCGGATGCCAGGGAAGGGCAGGCAGCATGA
- a CDS encoding surface lipoprotein assembly modifier, with translation MRVFRTIMMLAGGCAVMLASPAAAEVDAVVRQALELHSAGRAGQAYALLEPQQDVRAADPDYNYILGLSAADSGRLAEAILAFQRVLALQPDHSQARAELARAYAMAGDIDTAREQFDTVVNDPSLPDPVRQRFDRIVRDYDRQIAGGGTSISGFADIAGGYDSNINGATDDDTIVIPLFAAFGPGALGPGAREQDKGFYEAQAGISGVSAVSRQTRIFVSFLGTGRDHIDSGAFDQLAITGTAGIGHTLANRDVVSFSVQAQQFWFGQRSFRKSVGAVGQYTKRLANGEALSFSGEYFRLNFDRDPLRDADRYGVGLAYSARTSIISLSGGHEETRRNAGDHLSFDYLRANIGVEQPVARGLALVAGVGGQIRRHDASDPLFLARRKDEQIDLAAGLKVRLTDNLYARPRVTYTRNWSNFALYDYQRATVSFGLRYEF, from the coding sequence TTGCGGGTTTTCAGGACGATAATGATGCTGGCGGGGGGCTGTGCAGTCATGCTCGCCAGCCCGGCGGCGGCCGAGGTCGATGCGGTTGTCCGGCAAGCGCTGGAACTGCATTCGGCAGGGCGTGCAGGGCAGGCCTATGCCTTGCTGGAGCCGCAGCAGGATGTTCGCGCTGCCGATCCCGACTATAATTACATCCTCGGCCTGTCCGCAGCGGATTCCGGGCGTCTGGCAGAAGCGATACTGGCGTTCCAGCGTGTGCTGGCGCTGCAGCCGGACCATTCCCAGGCGCGCGCGGAACTTGCCCGCGCTTATGCGATGGCAGGGGATATCGATACTGCCCGCGAACAATTCGATACGGTGGTCAACGATCCCAGCCTTCCGGACCCGGTGCGGCAGCGGTTCGATCGCATCGTGCGCGATTATGACCGCCAGATCGCGGGTGGAGGCACATCGATCAGCGGCTTTGCGGATATTGCGGGCGGATATGACAGCAATATCAACGGCGCGACCGATGACGATACGATCGTGATCCCGCTGTTCGCGGCATTCGGCCCGGGCGCGCTGGGGCCGGGGGCGCGGGAACAGGACAAGGGTTTCTATGAAGCGCAGGCCGGAATATCCGGCGTGTCCGCCGTCTCCCGCCAGACCCGGATCTTCGTATCCTTCCTGGGAACCGGGCGCGACCATATTGATAGCGGCGCCTTCGATCAGCTGGCGATCACCGGTACGGCCGGCATTGGGCACACCCTTGCCAATCGCGATGTCGTCTCCTTCTCCGTGCAGGCCCAGCAATTCTGGTTCGGGCAGCGCAGTTTCCGGAAAAGCGTGGGGGCCGTGGGGCAATATACCAAGCGGCTGGCAAACGGCGAAGCGCTGAGCTTTTCCGGCGAATATTTCCGCCTGAATTTTGACCGTGACCCGCTGCGCGATGCCGACCGTTACGGTGTCGGTCTGGCCTATTCTGCGCGCACGTCGATCATCTCGCTTTCGGGCGGGCATGAAGAGACGCGCCGGAATGCCGGGGATCACCTTTCCTTCGATTATCTGCGGGCGAATATCGGCGTGGAACAGCCCGTGGCACGCGGGTTGGCACTGGTTGCCGGCGTGGGCGGGCAGATCAGGCGGCATGACGCATCGGATCCGCTGTTCCTGGCCCGCCGCAAAGATGAACAGATCGACCTGGCGGCGGGTCTGAAAGTGCGGCTGACGGACAATCTCTATGCCCGCCCCCGCGTCACCTACACCCGCAACTGGAGCAATTTTGCGCTCTACGATTACCAGCGCGCGACGGTGAGCTTCGGCCTCCGATACGAATTCTGA
- the pcaF gene encoding 3-oxoadipyl-CoA thiolase, which produces MTEAFICDGIRTAIGRYGEGLAAVRADDLGAIVLRELMRRNSDLDPSAIEEVYYGCANQAGEDNRNVARMSLLLAGLPVSVPGVTVNRLCASGLEAVGAAARAIRCGEAGLVIAGGVESMTRAPFVMAKPATPFARDLALQDTTMGWRFVNPVLDAMHGTETMPRTAENIAQEVGITREDQDNFALRSQQRAEMAQERGFFAGEIVPCEIPGRKGGETTLFAKDEHPRPGSSLAGLARLKPLFDPGGTITAGNASGINDGAAALIIADEAAAKRNGLTPRARILGMASAGVEPGRMGIGPLPAVGKLLSRLDLSIGDFDAIELNEAFASQSLAVLRGLGLPDDAAQVNPNGGAIALGHPLGMSGARLVLTLLRQLEQNEGRLGLATLCVGVGMGLALAIERV; this is translated from the coding sequence ATGACGGAAGCGTTCATCTGTGACGGTATCAGAACCGCGATCGGGCGGTATGGTGAAGGCCTTGCTGCCGTTCGTGCGGACGATCTTGGCGCGATCGTGTTGCGTGAACTCATGCGCCGCAACAGCGATCTCGATCCGTCCGCGATAGAAGAAGTATATTACGGCTGCGCCAACCAGGCTGGGGAGGACAACCGGAATGTCGCGCGGATGAGCCTGCTGCTTGCCGGCCTGCCTGTCAGCGTGCCGGGGGTGACGGTCAATCGCCTGTGCGCGTCCGGGCTTGAAGCGGTTGGGGCGGCGGCGCGGGCGATCCGCTGCGGCGAGGCGGGGCTGGTAATTGCCGGCGGGGTAGAAAGCATGACCCGCGCCCCCTTCGTCATGGCCAAGCCCGCAACGCCCTTCGCGCGCGATCTCGCGCTGCAAGACACGACAATGGGCTGGCGCTTCGTCAATCCCGTGCTGGATGCCATGCATGGCACCGAAACGATGCCGCGCACGGCCGAGAATATAGCTCAGGAAGTGGGCATCACTCGGGAGGATCAGGATAATTTCGCCCTGCGGAGTCAGCAACGCGCGGAGATGGCGCAGGAACGCGGCTTCTTCGCGGGCGAAATTGTCCCTTGCGAGATTCCTGGACGGAAGGGTGGGGAAACCACCCTCTTTGCGAAAGACGAACACCCGCGGCCCGGATCTTCTCTGGCCGGGCTGGCCAGATTGAAGCCGCTATTCGATCCGGGTGGCACTATTACCGCAGGCAATGCATCGGGAATCAATGATGGCGCCGCGGCACTGATAATTGCGGATGAAGCCGCAGCGAAGCGCAACGGGCTGACCCCGCGCGCCCGCATTCTCGGCATGGCATCTGCGGGGGTGGAACCGGGCAGGATGGGCATTGGCCCGCTTCCCGCGGTCGGAAAACTGCTGTCGCGGCTGGATCTTTCTATCGGCGATTTCGATGCGATCGAATTGAACGAAGCGTTCGCCAGTCAGTCTCTGGCGGTGCTTCGCGGCCTGGGATTGCCTGACGATGCAGCACAAGTGAATCCCAATGGCGGTGCAATCGCGCTGGGTCATCCGCTGGGAATGTCGGGCGCGCGCCTGGTGCTGACGCTCCTTCGTCAGCTGGAGCAGAATGAAGGCAGGCTTGGTCTGGCCACATTATGCGTGGGTGTGGGCATGGGCCTGGCGCTGGCGATCGAAAGGGTATGA
- a CDS encoding 3-oxoacid CoA-transferase subunit A — translation MVDKISASLEQAVAGIRDGATIMLGGFGTAGMPDELIDALIATGAGDLEVVSNNAGNGETGLAALIKAGRVRKIICSFPRQPDSHHFDALYRAGKIELDLVPQGNLAARIHAAGAGLGAIFTPTGYGTQLAQGKEEREIDGRNYVLEYPIHADFALIKALKGDRWGNLVYHKSARNFGPIMAMAARCTIAQVTETVQLGALDPEAIVTPGIFVQRLVAVRPGGPASASAQEGATCAN, via the coding sequence GTGGTCGATAAAATTTCAGCATCGTTGGAACAGGCGGTCGCGGGAATTCGCGATGGGGCCACGATCATGCTGGGTGGGTTCGGAACAGCCGGCATGCCTGATGAATTGATCGATGCGCTGATCGCAACCGGGGCGGGCGATCTGGAGGTTGTCAGCAATAATGCAGGCAATGGGGAGACGGGGCTGGCCGCACTGATCAAGGCGGGCAGGGTCCGCAAGATCATCTGTTCGTTCCCGCGCCAGCCGGATTCACACCATTTCGATGCCTTGTATCGCGCCGGAAAGATCGAACTGGACCTTGTGCCCCAGGGCAATCTCGCCGCGCGCATTCATGCGGCCGGCGCTGGGCTGGGCGCGATCTTTACTCCCACCGGATACGGAACGCAGCTGGCGCAGGGAAAGGAGGAGCGCGAGATCGATGGCCGCAACTACGTGCTGGAATACCCGATTCATGCCGATTTCGCGCTGATAAAGGCGCTGAAGGGCGATCGCTGGGGCAACCTCGTCTATCACAAGTCGGCGCGCAATTTCGGTCCGATCATGGCCATGGCCGCAAGGTGCACGATCGCCCAGGTGACTGAGACGGTTCAGCTGGGGGCGCTGGACCCGGAGGCGATCGTGACGCCGGGGATTTTCGTACAGCGCCTTGTGGCTGTCAGGCCCGGCGGCCCTGCCTCGGCATCGGCGCAGGAGGGGGCGACATGCGCAAATTGA